In Amycolatopsis endophytica, the following are encoded in one genomic region:
- a CDS encoding SDR family NAD(P)-dependent oxidoreductase: MSLTGLSILVTGGGSGIGRAATLAYLREGARVTVVERSAAHAETVRADAGSLPLTVVEGDATSPAVLAEAVAVAGRVDQLTCCVGVFDHYASIRTMPVADLVAAAQEILRINVVGALVAVRTAWPELHRAHGSVTLTLSESAFHPVGGGVLYGSSKWALRGVVQHLAVDLAPTVRVNGVAPGGTTGTRFSGLNALGGAQSSVDADGGRPARIAATTLLGTAAAPEDHVGAFLYLADPAAARVVTGVVINSDGGRAPLTAKAPEAPA, from the coding sequence ATGAGCTTGACCGGGCTCAGCATCCTCGTCACCGGTGGCGGCTCCGGCATCGGCCGGGCCGCCACCCTGGCCTACCTGCGCGAAGGCGCGAGGGTGACGGTCGTGGAGCGCTCGGCCGCCCACGCCGAGACCGTGCGGGCCGACGCCGGCTCACTGCCGTTGACGGTTGTCGAGGGAGACGCGACCTCGCCGGCGGTGCTTGCCGAAGCGGTCGCGGTGGCCGGGCGGGTCGACCAGCTGACGTGCTGCGTCGGTGTGTTCGACCACTACGCCTCGATCCGGACGATGCCGGTGGCCGACCTGGTCGCCGCGGCGCAGGAAATCTTGCGGATCAACGTGGTCGGTGCGCTGGTAGCGGTGCGCACGGCGTGGCCGGAGCTGCACCGAGCCCACGGATCGGTGACGTTGACGCTGTCGGAATCCGCGTTCCATCCCGTCGGTGGCGGCGTGCTCTACGGCAGCTCGAAATGGGCCCTGCGCGGCGTCGTCCAGCATCTCGCCGTGGACCTCGCGCCGACCGTCCGGGTCAACGGCGTCGCACCCGGTGGCACTACGGGCACCCGGTTCTCCGGCCTGAACGCGCTCGGCGGCGCGCAGTCCTCCGTGGACGCCGATGGTGGCCGCCCGGCGCGTATCGCCGCCACCACGCTGCTCGGGACCGCGGCTGCGCCGGAAGACCACGTCGGCGCGTTCCTCTACCTCGCCGACCCGGCCGCTGCACGCGTCGTCACCGGCGTCGTCATCAACTCCGACGGCGGCCGGGCCCCGCTCACCGCAAAGGCGCCCGAGGCGCCGGCCTGA
- a CDS encoding dihydrodipicolinate synthase family protein: protein MSKQPKVTGRDMRGVMAYPPTPALPGAERVDAANTVDLAETERMIRAFIGDGVDAIALNGTLGEMATLTLDEWQAYAGCVAETVRAVNPDFPVFIGATTLNTRDTVSRMRFLADLGVTGTLLGRPMWGEMVAPVMERFYRDVAEAVPELAIVVYDNTAAFRGIIPRRVYRTLVELPQVVAVKYAGGASVGFRYHNDMAHTGTRFPLMPIETDWFPAWEMYGEELVGMAWSSTTAMGPGPVLELRDALRQGRFDDARWLTERLRWAHEPFLVGQDFTEFAKYNVPLEKIRVNGAGYLDVGKSRVPYTEDLVPAEHVTTTEEHVARYKQIGAEIEKRFGVRQSTGR, encoded by the coding sequence ATGAGCAAGCAGCCGAAGGTCACCGGACGCGACATGCGTGGCGTGATGGCCTATCCCCCGACCCCGGCGCTGCCGGGCGCCGAGCGCGTGGACGCCGCGAACACGGTCGACCTCGCCGAGACCGAGCGCATGATCCGCGCGTTCATCGGCGATGGCGTCGACGCGATCGCCCTCAACGGCACCCTCGGTGAGATGGCCACCCTCACCCTCGACGAGTGGCAGGCCTACGCCGGCTGCGTGGCCGAAACGGTCCGCGCCGTCAACCCGGACTTCCCGGTCTTCATCGGCGCCACCACCCTCAACACCCGCGACACCGTCTCGCGCATGCGGTTCCTCGCCGATCTGGGCGTTACGGGCACGCTGCTCGGCCGTCCGATGTGGGGGGAGATGGTGGCGCCGGTGATGGAGCGCTTCTACCGCGACGTCGCCGAGGCCGTGCCCGAGCTGGCCATCGTTGTCTACGACAACACAGCGGCGTTCCGCGGCATCATTCCGCGGCGCGTGTACCGGACATTGGTGGAGCTGCCTCAGGTCGTCGCGGTGAAGTACGCGGGTGGCGCGTCGGTCGGCTTCCGCTACCACAACGACATGGCTCACACCGGTACGAGGTTCCCGCTCATGCCGATCGAGACCGACTGGTTCCCCGCGTGGGAGATGTACGGCGAGGAGCTCGTCGGGATGGCCTGGTCCTCGACGACCGCGATGGGCCCCGGACCGGTGCTGGAGCTGCGCGACGCTCTGCGGCAGGGCCGCTTCGACGATGCGCGCTGGCTCACCGAGCGCCTGCGATGGGCGCACGAGCCGTTCCTGGTGGGCCAGGACTTCACCGAGTTCGCCAAGTACAACGTGCCGCTGGAAAAGATCCGGGTCAACGGCGCGGGCTACCTCGACGTCGGCAAGAGCCGCGTGCCCTACACCGAGGACCTCGTGCCGGCCGAGCACGTCACCACGACCGAGGAGCACGTGGCACGCTACAAGCAGATCGGCGCTGAGATCGAGAAACGCTTCGGCGTGCGGCAGTCGACCGGCCGGTGA
- a CDS encoding aromatic ring-hydroxylating oxygenase subunit alpha, with protein sequence MTAFNDATGLADWVSRTRAGLTEGRFPARAFNDVDVHALEQERLFAKAWCFLAHESEIPSPGDYVTRKIGNNNLIVARDEHGVIHANLNMCRHRGNVMCKSEMGNASHFRCSYHGWTYKNSGELVGVPYMKEGYEGRLKRKDWGLVAVRVDTYEGLVFGCLDPEGPSLAEYLGGFQFYLDLYLKHGLGGVEVHGPPDHWVADTDWKICAENFAGDGYHTPVAHQWGFHLGYFPSSGTTHSQGWAASIPGKGHGIGLGHGPGYPAFSGFPDQVVAGMKEAMSPEQVAVFSQIRTAVGTVFPNLSFLMQPFSLVPGDPGVRFVTMRLYHPAGPGRMEMYSWCLVPKDAPEDYKAEAYRAYTLAFGQAGTFEQDDFENWTKVTASAGSGLVRDLDFPYIMGMESEPVPEFPGPGHVVRPYVNDTNFRNMWSRWGDYLAGEA encoded by the coding sequence ATGACCGCCTTCAACGATGCGACCGGGCTCGCCGATTGGGTGAGCCGCACCCGCGCGGGGCTCACCGAGGGCCGGTTTCCGGCACGGGCGTTCAACGACGTGGACGTCCACGCGCTGGAACAGGAACGGCTGTTCGCGAAGGCGTGGTGTTTCCTGGCCCACGAAAGCGAAATCCCGTCGCCCGGTGACTACGTGACACGCAAGATAGGGAACAACAACCTGATCGTCGCACGGGACGAGCACGGCGTGATCCATGCGAACCTCAACATGTGCCGTCACCGCGGCAACGTCATGTGCAAGTCGGAGATGGGCAACGCGAGCCACTTCCGCTGCTCGTACCACGGCTGGACGTACAAGAACTCCGGTGAGCTCGTCGGCGTGCCCTACATGAAGGAGGGTTACGAAGGCCGTCTCAAGCGGAAGGACTGGGGTCTGGTCGCGGTGCGCGTGGACACCTACGAGGGACTCGTTTTCGGCTGTCTCGACCCGGAGGGGCCGTCACTGGCGGAGTACCTCGGCGGGTTCCAGTTCTACCTCGACCTCTACCTCAAGCACGGGCTGGGCGGGGTCGAGGTGCACGGGCCACCCGACCACTGGGTGGCCGACACGGACTGGAAGATCTGCGCCGAGAACTTCGCCGGCGACGGCTACCACACCCCGGTGGCCCACCAATGGGGGTTCCACCTCGGGTACTTTCCGTCGTCGGGCACCACGCACAGCCAGGGCTGGGCCGCGAGCATCCCGGGCAAAGGCCACGGCATCGGCCTGGGTCACGGCCCTGGCTACCCGGCCTTCTCCGGGTTCCCCGACCAGGTCGTGGCGGGGATGAAGGAGGCCATGAGCCCGGAGCAGGTGGCGGTGTTCTCGCAGATCCGGACCGCCGTGGGCACGGTGTTCCCGAACCTGTCGTTCCTGATGCAGCCCTTCAGCCTCGTGCCGGGGGATCCAGGAGTGCGGTTCGTGACGATGCGGCTCTACCACCCGGCCGGTCCGGGGCGGATGGAAATGTACTCGTGGTGCCTCGTGCCGAAGGACGCCCCGGAGGACTACAAGGCCGAGGCATACCGTGCGTACACGCTCGCGTTCGGGCAAGCGGGCACGTTCGAGCAGGACGACTTCGAGAACTGGACCAAGGTCACCGCCTCGGCCGGTTCGGGTCTGGTGCGCGACCTCGACTTCCCCTACATCATGGGGATGGAGAGCGAGCCGGTCCCGGAGTTCCCCGGGCCCGGGCACGTCGTGCGCCCGTACGTCAACGACACCAACTTCCGGAACATGTGGAGCCGGTGGGGCGACTACCTGGCGGGTGAGGCGTGA
- a CDS encoding aromatic-ring-hydroxylating dioxygenase subunit beta, with translation MGAVDCDTVAAVTEFLYREALALDERRFRDWLALLTDDIRYEVPVRVTRESLADWELSPTSRIFDDDRDTLEVRIQRLETDFSWAEQPPSRTRHFVTNVLADPGEGPDEFRVSSNCFIYRSRGDDPTPSFYSVARKDVVRRTADGWRLARRWAVFDQSLINAHNLSIFV, from the coding sequence ATGGGCGCGGTGGATTGCGACACCGTCGCCGCGGTGACGGAGTTCCTCTACCGGGAGGCGCTGGCGCTCGATGAACGCCGGTTTCGTGACTGGCTGGCGCTGCTGACCGACGACATCCGGTACGAAGTGCCGGTGCGCGTCACGCGGGAAAGCCTCGCCGACTGGGAGCTGTCCCCGACGTCGCGGATCTTCGACGACGACCGCGACACCCTCGAGGTCCGGATCCAGCGCCTGGAGACGGACTTCTCGTGGGCCGAGCAACCGCCGTCGCGTACCCGGCATTTCGTGACCAACGTGCTGGCCGATCCGGGCGAGGGCCCGGACGAGTTCCGGGTCTCATCCAACTGCTTCATCTACCGCAGCCGGGGCGACGACCCGACGCCGAGTTTCTACTCGGTGGCGCGCAAGGACGTCGTCCGCCGCACGGCGGACGGCTGGCGGCTCGCACGGCGGTGGGCGGTGTTCGACCAGTCGCTGATCAACGCTCACAACCTGTCCATCTTCGTCTGA